A genomic region of Raphanus sativus cultivar WK10039 chromosome 6, ASM80110v3, whole genome shotgun sequence contains the following coding sequences:
- the LOC108809751 gene encoding transcription factor MYB86-like, which produces MRSHSCCYKQKLRKGLWSPEEDEKLLNYITRHGHGCWSSVPKLAGLLRCGKSCRLRWINYLRPDLKRGAFSQDEESLIIELHAALGNRWSQIATRLPGRTDNEIKNFWNSCLKKKLRRKGIDPTTHKPLISDIQTANVIDQKLTSSNTSEVVKSTGLINNLHDDQSMAVSSQPGPCWFPETKTTANQNAAFCFSASTLPTVSDQMTSNFNPVPNNWELNYCSNTVPSHRNSIYSAFFGNHYAEASQIMNNNNNNNPVMDHHYHQDMKPWPSEILHYTEHNQSLETGLEAEVKPYIAKYYLGSSVSSLNESAARLLHSEVDFYGKNLQKLNKMAFNQSL; this is translated from the exons ATGAGAAGTCATTCCTGTTGTTATAAGCAAAAGCTTAGAAAGGGCCTTTGGTCTCCTGAAGAAGATGAGAAACTTCTCAACTACATAACAAGACATGGTCATGGCTGTTGGAGTTCTGTCCCCAAACTCGCAG GTTTACTGAGATGTGGAAAGAGTTGTAGGCTTAGGTGGATCAACTATTTGAGACCAGATTTAAAGAGGGGAGCATTCTCTCAAGACGAAGAAAGCTTGATCATTGAGCTCCATGCTGCCTTAGGGAACAG ATGGTCTCAGATCGCAACTCGGTTACCGGGAAGAACAGACAACGAGATCAAAAACTTTTGGAACTCATGTCTTAAGAAGAAGCTGAGAAGAAAAGGCATTGATCCAACAACACATAAACCCCTAATAAGCGACATTCAAACGGCTAACGTCATAGATCAGAAATTGACGTCATCAAATACTTCAGAAGTAGTAAAGTCAACGGGTTTGATAAACAACCTACATGATGATCAGTCAATGGCCGTCTCATCACAACCAGGTCCGTGTTGGTTCCCGGAGACCAAGACGACGGCTAATCAAAACGCTGCGTTTTGCTTCAGTGCAAGTACTCTACCAACGGTTTCAGACCAGATGACTTCAAACTTCAACCCAGTTCCAAACAATTGGGAACTCAACTACTGCAGCAACACAGTTCCATCTCACAGAAACAGTATCTACAGTGCTTTCTTTGGAAATCATTACGCAGAAGCTAGTCAAATCatgaataataataacaataataatccTGTAATGgatcatcattatcatcaaGACATGAAGCCGTGGCCATCAGAGATTCTTCATTACACAGAACATAACCAAAGCTTAGAAACTGGTTTAGAAGCAGAAGTGAAGCCATACATTGCCAAGTACTACTTGGGATCATCAGTGTCATCACTAAACGAAAGCGCTGCGAGATTACTGCATTCTGAGGTTGATTTTTACGGTAAAAACCTTCAGAAGCTTAATAAAATGGCGTTTAATCAGAGCCTTTAG
- the LOC108810092 gene encoding uncharacterized protein LOC108810092, translating to MPGSHGEITVVEQNRVDNDNNKTRRKKKNKNEEDEVENENQLVTPSVSKPRRKFTDGSRKKHRSRSGSCKGGCFSVMRPRRTEEEGSPSSDPNDESFTHDMLRVMLENSDFFSDECNPHR from the coding sequence ATGCCTGGAAGCCACGGGGAGATCACGGTGGTTGAGCAGAACAGAGTCGATAACGACAACAACAAgacaaggaggaagaagaagaataagaatgAAGAGGATGAAGTTGAGAACGAGAATCAGTTAGTAACGCCCTCAGTTTCAAAACCCAGGAGGAAGTTTACAGACGGGTCCAGAAAGAAACACAGATCACGTTCTGGGTCGTGTAAAGGAGGATGCTTTTCTGTGATGAGACCTCGCAGAACAGAGGAGGAGGGTTCTCCTTCTTCTGACCCTAACGATGAAAGCTTCACTCATGATATGCTGAGAGTTATGTTGGAGAACAGTGATTTCTTCTCTGATGAATGCAATCCACATCGATGA
- the LOC108812591 gene encoding probable germin-like protein subfamily 2 member 5: MASIVTHLVVITMLVLAMSVASESNMLQDFCVADLSNAIKVNGYTCKDTTHVTPEDFYFRGLATAGAASNTSTGAIVTGATVEKLPGLNTLGLSMSRIDYAPNGLNPPHVHPRASEIIYVLEGQLYVGFVTTAGKLVAKHINKGEVFVFPKGLLHFQKNIARSAPASVIAAFDSQLPGTQSLVSSLFGSLPEDILVKSFQFRPKQVKKIKFRYQPKK, translated from the exons atggCGTCTATTGTGACCCATCTTGTTGTTATTACCATGTTGGTCTTAGCCATGTCCGTAGCTTCAGAGTCCAACATGCTTCAAGATTTTTGTGTTGCTGATTTGTCCAATG CGATCAAGGTCAACGGATACACATGCAAGGACACAACACATGTAACACCAGAAGACTTCTACTTCCGAGGCCTAGCCACCGCCGGAGCCGCTTCCAACACCTCCACGGGAGCCATCGTAACCGGAGCCACCGTGGAGAAGCTACCAGGACTCAACACACTCGGCCTCTCCATGTCCCGCATTGACTACGCGCCAAACGGCCTAAACCCACCACACGTCCACCCACGCGCCTCTGAGATCATCTACGTCCTAGAGGGTCAGCTCTACGTCGGCTTCGTTACAACCGCTGGAAAACTCGTCGCTAAACACATCAACAAAGGAGAAGTCTTCGTTTTCCCCAAAGGGCTTTTACATTTTCAGAAGAACATCGCTAGGTCGGCTCCAGCTTCTGTAATAGCAGCTTTTGATAGCCAGTTGCCTGGAACACAGTCGCTTGTGTCCTCTCTCTTTGGTTCTCTTCCTGAAGACATTCTTGTTAAGTCTTTCCAGTTCAGACCCAAACAGGTTAAGAAGATCAAGTTTAGATACCAACCCAAgaaatga
- the LOC108812592 gene encoding heavy metal-associated isoprenylated plant protein 2-like isoform X2 encodes MTVKKVEMKVDINCGKCKNQIMQAVTELEGVNQVVLDEEKSLLTVVGTMDPICIAEQLRKIKQKPVVVNIGPPKSPEAKKEEKKPECCKPCLPYYNNTCDLPYYYNTRDMVSVSTYDNGSGCTIV; translated from the exons ATGACGGTTAAG AAAGTTGAGATGAAAGTGGACATCAACTGTGGGAAATGCAAAAACCAAATCATGCAGGCTGTCACAGAGCTAGaag GTGTGAATCAGGTTGTACTGGATGAAGAGAAGAGCTTGCTTACTGTGGTCGGTACCATGGATCCCATCTGCATTGCAGAACAGCTTAGGAAGATCAAACAGAAACCAGTAGTAGTCAACATTGGACCACCAAAATCTCCAGAggccaaaaaagaagaaaagaaaccaGAGTGTTGCAAGCCTTGCCTTCCGTACTACAACAATACATGTGACCTTCCATACTACTACAATACCCGTGACATGGTATCAGTTAGTACCTATGATAACGGAAGCGGCTGCACCATTGTTTGA
- the LOC108812589 gene encoding glutamate--tRNA ligase, cytoplasmic, with product MEGIIKLYFPPETPPLSVIAALSLSSSPVTIDSSSSTTVPTFVFSDGRKLTGTSVLLRYVGRSAKSLPGFYGHDAFQSSQIDEWVDYSPVFSSGSEFENACTRVDNYLQSATFLVGHSLSIADVAVWSALAGSGPRWESLRKSKKYQNLVRWFNSISLEYAEPLSKVVAYTAKKGSGKPVSAPSRSKDQQQDVNDKGKPEVDLPGAEIGKVKLRFAPEPSGYLHIGHAKAALLNKYFAERYKGEVIIRFDDTNPAKESNEFVENLVKDIGTLGIKYERVTYTSDYFPELMSMAEKLMREGKAYVDDTPREQMQKERMDGIDSKCRNHTVEENLNLWKEMIAGSERGLQCCVRGKLDMQDPNKAMRDPVYYRCNPMSHHRIGDKYKIYPTYDFACPFVDSIEGITHALRSSEYHDRNAQYYKVLEDMGLRRVEIYEFSRLNLVYTLLSKRKLLWFVQQGLVGGWDDPRFPTVQGIVRRGLKIEALIQFILEQGASKNLNLMEWDKLWTINKKIVDPVCPRHTAVVEERRVLLTLTDGPDEPFVRLIPKHKKFEGAGEKATTFTKRIWIEGADASAISANEEVTLMDWGNAIVKEVTKDEEGRVTALSGVLNLQGSVKTTKLKLTWLPETNELVKLTLTDFDYLITKKKLEEDDEVATFVNPYTKKETLALGDSNMRNLQRGDVIQLERKGYYRCDVPYVKSSKPIVLFSIPDGRQHQPLAAAN from the exons atggaaggGATCATCAAGCTCTATTTCCCACCGGAGACTCCACCACTTTCTGTAATCGCTGCTCTCTCCCTCTCATCCTCTCCTGTAACCAtcgactcctcctcctccaccaccgtcCCTACTTTCGTCTTCTCCGACGg ACGAAAGCTGACTGGCACTTCAGTTCTCCTCCGATACGTTGGTCGTTCAGCCAAGTCTCTTCCCGGTTTCTACGGCCACGATGCTTTCCAATCTTCCCAG ATTGATGAGTGGGTAGACTACTCTCCTGTCTTCTCCTCTGGCTCAGAGTTTGAGAACGCTTGCACTCGCGTCGATAACTACCTTCAAAGTGCCACCTTTCTTGTCGGCCATTCTCTTTCCATTGCCGATGTTGCTGTTTGGTCTGCTCTTGCTG gatCCGGTCCGAGATGGGAGAGTTTGAGGAAATCTAAAAAGTATCAGAACTTAGTTAGATGGTTCAACTCGATATCCCTCGAGTACGCTGAGCCTCTGAGCAAGGTGGTTGCCTATACTGCGAAAAAGGGTTCAGGTAAGCCTGTTTCCGCTCCATCCAGGTCCAAGGACCAACAGCAAGACGTTAACGATAAAGGAAAGCCTGAGGTGGACTTGCCCGGTGCTGAAATCGGGAAAGTCAAGCTCCGTTTCGCTCCGGAGCCAAGCGGTTACCTCCACATCGGACACGCGAAAGCCGCCTTGCTGAACAAGTACTTCGCCGAGCGGTACAAGGGGGAAGTGATCATCCGTTTCGACGACACTAACCCTGCCAAAGAGAGCAACGAGTTCGTCGAGAATCTAGTCAAGGACATTGGTACCTTGGGGATCAAGTATGAGAGAGTGACCTACACTTCAGACTACTTCCCCGAGCTGATGAGCATGGCTGAGAAGCTGATGCGCGAGGGGAAGGCTTACGTGGACGACACGCCGAGGGAGCAGATGCAGAAGGAGAGGATGGACGGGATCGATTCCAAGTGCAGGAACCATACCGTCGAGGAGAATCTGAACCTGTGGAAAGAGATGATCGCCGGGAGCGAGAGAGGGTTGCAGTGCTGTGTCCGAGGGAAGCTAGACATGCAGGATCCTAACAAAGCAATGCGTGACCCGGTTTACTACCGTTGCAACCCTATGTCTCACCACCGTATAGGTGACAAGTACAAGATCTATCCCACGTATGACTTTGCTTGCCCGTTTGTGGACTCCATCGAAGGTATAACGCACGCGCTCCGGTCCAGCGAGTACCACGACAGGAACGCTCAGTACTATAAAGTTCTGGAGGATATGGGGTTGAGGAGAGTTGAGATTTATGAGTTTAGTAGGTTGAATCTGGTTTACACTCTTCTCAGTAAGAGGAAGCTTCTCTGGTTTGTTCAGCAGGGGTTGGTTGGTGGGTGGGATGATCCGCGTTTCCCTACGGTGCAAGGCATTGTTCGTAGAGGGTTGAAAATCGAGGCACTGATTCAGTTCATTCTAGAGCAG GGTGCTTCCAAGAATCTAAACTTGATGGAGTGGGACAAGCTCTGGACTATCAACAAGAAGATAGTTGATCCTGTGTGTCCTAGACACACGGCTGTGGTCGAAGAGAGGCGTGTGCTGTTGACATTAACCGACGGTCCTGACGAGCCCTTTGTCCGGCTAATACCGAAGCACAAGAAGTTTGAAGGGGCTGGAGAGAAGGCGACCACATTCACCAAGAGGATATGGATCGAGGGAGCTGACGCGAGTGCCATCTCTGCTAACGAGGAAGTGACTCTGATGGATTGGGGAAACGCCATCGTGAAGGAAGTCACAAAGGACGAGGAGGGTCGTGTCACCGCGTTGTCTGGCGTTCTGAATCTACAAGGATCTGTGAAGACTACAAAGCTGAAGCTCACGTGGCTTCCAGAGACTAATGAGTTGGTGAAGCTCACGTTAACAGACTTTGATTACTTGATCACCAAGAAGAAG CTGgaggaagatgatgaggttGCTACTTTTGTGAATCCTTACACGAAGAAGGAAACATTGGCACTCGGTGATTCGAATATGAGGAACCTGCAGCGTGGAGATGTGATTCAGCTGGAGAGGAAAGGATACTACAGATGTGATGTGCCGTATGTCAAGTCTTCAAAACCTATCGTCTTGTTCTCAATCCCAGATGGAAGGCAACACCAGCCATTGGCTGCTGCTAATTGA
- the LOC108807871 gene encoding uncharacterized protein LOC108807871, translated as MSSPSSPSPQSTDPSDGKEVSLSPDSSNSPDSDSSSPILKTSIPTQIPSAAAPTYAQRLKNSLRNLRKIDSPITQIDGIPVVQAPPSIILQESWKDHIVAKFHGKMPDQRKIFADLNPVWGKWDWQVSNCGLFAFPWDSEASWEDYELTSAPTWVVMKDVPLPLYSLHGLSVIASAIGEPLHTEKSYLEPFHLGDTKVKVEITLAAAPPKAVIVKDSQGFSVKVNVEYPRLPPKCCNCGKFGHLLNCCPMPLSKQLLSKSSDKVVLKQKESQMQPGSDIAQVKIKDTSLVEIVEEHSVVQLQSQDATSDYDVGEDCVEVPVEQSGKDPKQRRVLSSANSDTAQKENSEVATVTDGSEPPDTAIAETRTEESNAQGIVNSTFSGWRWDHNYQHAANGRIWVLWDPALSVMVYKKSDQFILCGVMDTVSGVAFTVAFIYGLHTNIRRRELWRDLSVLKQTSPLSQSSWLILGDFNQILAANEHYSVQPHDPPLTGMGDLRQCFEDIEVSDLASRGAFFTWTNCRKADPILRKLDRTVVNDKWRSDFPYSVAVFDPPGGSDRSPCLVMLESEVVRKKKAFKYFSFISSHPDFALKLRDKTKEAFEELQALQLSLLTDPDEERFRAEYDARERWAFFASAQEIFFRTKSRIRWLRDSDANTRFFHQAVLARQAINAIRYLRDNLGERVVNVDQIKDMIIAYFTSLLGSENLEVSPLSVVEIQGLHPYQFFLDAWDIVGEDAVAAVKEFFTSGRMLHKFNATAIALIPKVVGADELSKFRLVSCCSTIYKVIARLLKKRLNLIIPEAVQLNQVGFIKGRLLCENVLLASELVVDFHKRGPVTRGCLQIDLTKAYDNISWPFLLNVLKAFKLPEVFINWINQCISTPSYSISFNGELIGCFPGKKGLRQGDPISSLLFVLVMDILSKVLDRGAVNGRFGIHPKCDVPLITHLSFADDVLLFFDGKEDSLRGLLQILEEFKGFSGLSLNRSKSAVLFDGGQVNATRAIAERHGLKRGSFPLRYLGVPLTTKKLRKQDYQPLLDNLMGRFSSWTVKYLSFAGRLELLKSESQLQQEAQRFAGRLFVPLRAVEVSVFDVWSLGIRSDSWIWKSLYQLRGIARQFVICEVASGISASFWEDNWTGLGPLISLVGELGPMTSCLQRSATVSEVLVNGSWWLSASRSRNRVISLLKESLLDPHPIAQSEEEDEYKWKIGANTPKASFSSADTWEHFYNTHPEVNWHQSVWFKGAIQKHAFVVWLAKLNRLATKERMHHWNPQVWSFFFTRLHLVPPNLLDDAIEWLKAPTRNKNVNLIAKLAFQASLYGI; from the exons ATGTCTTCCCCCTCGTCCCCTTCTCCCCAATCGACGGACCCTTCCGACGGAAAGGAAGTTTCTTTGTCGCCTGATTCTTCAAATTCCCCCGACTCCGACTCTTCCTCACCCATCCTCAAAACGTCAATCCCCACTCAGATACCTTCAGCTGCAGCACCGACTTACGCTCAGAGGCTTAAGAACTCACTCCGTAACCTAAGGAAAATCGACTCTCCAATAACTCAAATCGATGGAATCCCAGTCGTTCAAGCTCCTCCTTCGATTATCCTGCAGGAGTCCTGGAAAGACCACATCGTTGCAAAGTTCCACGGAAAAATGCCAGACCAGAGAAAGATCTTTGCTGACCTAAACCCGGTTTGGGGAAA GTGGGACTGGCAAGTGTCCAACTGTGGCCTTTTTGCTTTCCCTTGGGATTCGGAAGCCTCTTGGGAAGACTATGAACTCACCTCAGCTCCAACATGGGTAGTAATGAAGGATGTACCGTTGCCTCTATACTCCCTTCATGGTTTGAGTGTTATTGCAAGCGCCATTGGAGAGCCCCTGCATACGGAGAAGTCATATCTAGAACCATTTCATCTTGGAGACACCAAAGTAAAAGTGGAGATTACTTTAGCTGCGGCTCCTCCAAAGGCGGTGATAGTCAAGGACTCACAGGGATTCTCTGTAAAGGTCAATGTTGAGTACCCCCGACTCCCTCCGAAGTGTTGTAACTGCGGAAAGTTTGGTCATCTTCTGAACTGCTGTCCTATGCCTCTTTCGAAACAACTACTCAGCAAATCATCAGATAAAGTGGTGCTGAAGCAGAAGGAATCTCAGATGCAGCCTGGTTCCGATATAGCCCAGGTCAAAATCAAAGATACCTCTCTGGTAGAGATAGTGGAAGAGCATTCAGTAGTACAGCTTCAATCTCAGGATGCAACCTCGGATTATGATGTTGGAGAAGACTGTGTGGAAGTTCCAGTTGAACAATCAGG GAAGGATCCGAAACAGAGGCGGGTCTTAAGCTCAGCGAATAGTGATACGGCTCAGAAAGAGAATTCGGAAGTAGCTACGGTTACAGATGGCAGTGAACCCCCTGATACTGCTATAGCTG AAACTCGGACTGAAGAGTCTAATGCTCAAGGGATCGTGAACTCTACATTTTCTGGCTGGAGGTGGGATCATAACTACCAACATGCGGCGAATGGTAGAATTTGGGTTCTCTGGGATCCAGCTCTTTCAGTGATGGTATACAAGAAGTCGGATCAGTTTATTTTGTGTGGGGTTATGGATACAGTATCTGGTGTTGCCTTTACGGTGGCTTTCATCTATGGTCTTCATACAAATATTCGACGAAGGGAGCTTTGGCGAGATCTCTCTGTCCTGAAGCAAACTTCTCCTCTCTCCCAATCATCCTGGTTAATACTTGGTGATTTTAATCAGATTCTCGCAGCAAATGAGCATTACTCAGTTCAGCCTCATGATCCTCCTCTCACTGGTATGGGGGATTTGAGACAGTGCTTTGAAGATATTGAGGTTTCAGACTTGGCAAGTCGGGGTGCGTTCTTCACTTGGACCAATTGTAGAAAAGCAGATCCCATTTTGAGGAAGCTTGACAGAACTGTAGTAAACGATAAATGGAGGAGTGATTTTCCTTATTCAGTGGCAGTATTCGACCCGCCTGGGGGCTCAGATCGTTCTCCTTGCTTAGTTATGCTGGAAAGCGAAGTGGTAAGGAAAAAGAAGGCTTTCAAGTACTTCTCCTTTATCTCTTCGCATCCAGACTTTGCCTTGAAGCTTCGTGAT AAAACGAAGGAAGCTTTTGAGGAACTCCAAGCACTCCAGCTGTCCCTCCTAACTGATCCGGATGAAGAAAGGTTCAGGGCAGAGTATGATGCCAGAGAGAGATGGGCATTCTTTGCTAGTGCTCAGGAAATTTTCTTCAGAACAAAATCCAGAATAAGATGGCTAAGGGATAGTGACGCCAACACTAGATTCTTTCATCAAGCGGTTCTCGCTCGTCAAGCCATAAATGCGATTCGTTATCTGAGAGACAATCTGGGTGAAAGAGTCGTAAATGTGGATCAGATCAAAGATATGATTATTGCTTACTTCACTAGTCTTCTTGGCTCTGAGAATTTAGAAGTCTCGCCTCTATCAGTTGTCGAGATCCAAGGGCTTCATCCATATC AATTCTTCCTTGATGCATGGGATATCGTTGGAGAGGATGCTGTTGCTGCAGTAAAGGAGTTTTTCACTTCAGGTCGCATGCTCCATAAGTTCAATGCCACTGCAATCGCACTCATACCAAAAGTTGTTGGTGCCGACGAACTGAGTAAGTTTAGACTTGTATCATGCTGCTCGACGATATACAAAGTCATTGCTAGACTCCTAAAAAAGCGCCTTAATCTCATCATACCTGAGGCAGTGCAGCTCAATCAAGTTGGTTTCATCAAGGGTAGGCTTCTTTGTGAAAATGTTCTCCTGGCTTCCGAACTAGTTGTGGACTTTCACAAAAGGGGACCAGTTACTCGTGGTTGCTTGCAGATTGATCTCACGAAAGCTTATGATAACATTAGCTGGCCTTTCTTGCTAAATGTGTTGAAAGCCTTCAAGCTCCCGGAAGTTTTTATCAACTGGATTAATCAGTGCATTTCCACTCCTTCCTACAGCATCAGTTTCAATGGTGAACTAATTGGTTGCTTCCCGGGAAAGAAGGGGCTCAGACAAGGTGATCCAATCTCCTCTTTGTTGTTTGTTCTAGTCATGGACATCCTCTCGAAAGTCCTTGACAGGGGTGCTGTAAATGGGAGATTTGGAATTCATCCCAAGTGTGATGTTCCTTTAATAACACACCTGAGCTTCGCTGATGATGTTTTGCTATTCTTTGATGGTAAAGAGGATTCTCTACGGGGTCTGCTGCAAATTCTGGAGGAGTTTAAGGGGTTCTCAGGTCTGTCTCTAAACCGTAGTAAATCAGCAGTGCTATTTGATGGAGGTCAGGTGAATGCAACTCGGGCAATAGCAGAAAGACATGGTCTAAAACGAGGCTCGTTCCCGTTAAGGTACCTAGGAGTCCCGCTTACTACTAAGAAGCTGAGAAAGCAGGACTACCAACCGCTCCTGGATAACCTCATGGGTAGATTTTCATCGTGGACAGTAAAGTATTTGTCGTTTGCTGGAAGGCTTGAACTGTTGAAATCG GAGTCCCAACTTCAGCAAGAGGCGCAAAGGTTTGCTGGTAGGTTGTTTGTACCCCTAAGAGCTGTGGAGGTCTCGGTCTTCGACGTCTGGTCGCTTGGAATAAG ATCAGACAGTTGGATTTGGAAAAGCTTGTATCAGCTTAGAGGTATTGCTCGTCAGTTTGTGATATGTGAAGTTGCGTCAGGTATCTCGGCAAGTTTTTGGGAAGACAATTGGACAGGACTTGGGCCGTTAATCTCGTTGGTTGGAGAGCTGGGACCAATGACATCATGTCTCCAGCGTAGTGCAACCGTTTCGGAGGTACTGGTTAATGGATCATGGTGGCTGTCTGCATCGAGGAGCCGGAACCGTGTCATATCTTTGCTGAAGGAAAGCCTACTAGATCCCCATCCGATAGCACAGTCTGAGGAAGAGGATGAATATAAGTGGAAAATTGGGGCCAACACTCCAAAGGCATCGTTCTCCTCTGCTGATACTTGGGAGCATTTTTATAATACCCACCCTGAAGTTAACTGGCATCAATCGGTTTGGTTTAAGGGTGCAATTCAGAAGCACGCATTTGTTGTCTGGTTGGCAAAGCTTAACCGCCTAGCCACGAAGGAAcggatgcaccattggaacccCCAG GTCTGGTCCTTCTTCTTCACTAGGCTTCATCTAGTTCCTCCAAACTTACTGGATGATGCTATAGAATGGTTGAAAGCTCCTACCAGAAACAAGAATGTAAATCTCATAGCCAAGCTAGCCTTTCAAGCTTCCCTATATGGTATATGA
- the LOC108812592 gene encoding heavy metal-associated isoprenylated plant protein 2-like isoform X1 has protein sequence MVSFHGSHSVYVWFGFEQKVEMKVDINCGKCKNQIMQAVTELEGVNQVVLDEEKSLLTVVGTMDPICIAEQLRKIKQKPVVVNIGPPKSPEAKKEEKKPECCKPCLPYYNNTCDLPYYYNTRDMVSVSTYDNGSGCTIV, from the exons ATGGTTTCTTTTCATGGCTCTCATTCGGTTtatgtttggttcggttttgagCAGAAAGTTGAGATGAAAGTGGACATCAACTGTGGGAAATGCAAAAACCAAATCATGCAGGCTGTCACAGAGCTAGaag GTGTGAATCAGGTTGTACTGGATGAAGAGAAGAGCTTGCTTACTGTGGTCGGTACCATGGATCCCATCTGCATTGCAGAACAGCTTAGGAAGATCAAACAGAAACCAGTAGTAGTCAACATTGGACCACCAAAATCTCCAGAggccaaaaaagaagaaaagaaaccaGAGTGTTGCAAGCCTTGCCTTCCGTACTACAACAATACATGTGACCTTCCATACTACTACAATACCCGTGACATGGTATCAGTTAGTACCTATGATAACGGAAGCGGCTGCACCATTGTTTGA